DNA sequence from the Nicotiana tomentosiformis chromosome 3, ASM39032v3, whole genome shotgun sequence genome:
tagttaattcaagataattatttttttctaattacaccaatttatatcctaaaagttcaattcatatccaaaaggtccaattcatatcttaaaagttcaaatcatatcctaaaagttcaattcacaagaacaaatcctaaaaattaaaatttcaattcatatcctacgagtttaaacataaactaactaaactaaagaaattcaacccataccctaaaagttcgatttacaagaacaaattaatttattctacaattataaattaattatatcttttttagttaattcaagataattatttttttctaattacaccaatttatatcctaaaagttcaattcatatccaaaaggtccaattcatatcttaaaagttcaaatcatatcctaaaagttcaattcacaagaacaaatcctaaaaactaaaatttcaattcatatcctacgagtttaaacataaactaactaaactaaagaaattcaacccataccctaaaagttcgattcacaagaacaaattaatttattctacaattataaattaattatatcttttttagttaattcaagataattatttttttctaattacaccaatttatatcctaaaagttcaattcatatccaaaaggtccaattcatatcttaaaagttcaaatcatatcctaaaagttcaattcacaagaacaaatcctaaaaactaaaatttcaattcatatcctacgagtttaaacataaactaactaaactaaagaaattcaacccataccctaaactaaactaattcataaataattgactaattaacaaaactaattagttaataaaattaattaataaaactaattaaaacaagacctaaaccctaatcctcaataaaatacaatgttcaaataattaaaacactaatcaattgaaactaattcataactaattaacaaaacctggaaataataaataaatgggttgtaattcaaacctagaatttgtaggagatggagaaggagatcgaggggcggcagtggcagtggcagaggcgacggcgcggcgacggctggacggcgaggggaggcctggacggtgagggggaggggctgggagaaggagagaagggaaggaagaagagggaaaaattttagagaaatgggggtttcccccgtttttcacttctctgattttagaattaccgaccaaagttggtcggtaattttgatcggtacattaagtgctgaccgtttgaccaaaaaccgaccaactttggtcggtttttttttaaaaaaaaattaaaatctttaaccgaccaacgttggtcggtaattttaaatataaattcttaaatattataaaatatttaagaataataaaataattattaaaatttaaaaaattggatccaaattaccgaccaacgttggtcggtaatccaaaattttcttgtctgaccagctattgaccaatttaccgaccaacgttggtcggtattttgtttaaaaaaaatataaatgttttttttcccagtttgcgtccaacctggacgatttttggtcgcattttttgaccgaccaacgttggtcggaaatagttagtcggtttttagcagatttttagtagtgaaacAAATCTACATTGTCTGCATCTAGGTGATAACAGCATATATGGAGTTATACCCAGCTCaatctccaattcttcaaatctAAGGGAATTACATCTTTATGATAACAAATTCAGTGGCCCGATTCCTAACTCTTTGGGGGATTTGAGACAGCTTGAACATTTGAGGTTGTTCAAAAACCACTTATCATCTCCGCACCTAAGTATCTTAACTTCTTTAGCGAATTGCAGATCTTTGAAAGAGATAGCGATATCGCATAATCCTCTTAATGATGTTCTTCCAGATTCCATTAGCAATCTCTCCTCCACTTCTCTTGAACGATTTAGTGTATATTATTCTGAAATTAGGGGACAGATACCATTAGGAATTGGTAATTTAAGTAACTTAAACACTTTGTCCCTATTCGGCAATGCCTTGACTGGATCAGTGCCAAGATCATTATGTGATTTACAGAATCTTCAAGTTTTAGCTCTTGATCAAAATAGGTTAACTGGACCCTTCCCAGAGTGCCTTTGCAAATTGCCAGAGCTAGGCTACGTTAGTTTGTCGTATAATCAAATATCGGGTCCAATACCATATTGCATTGGCAATAGTACTACCTCTTTGAGAAATATTTACCTAAATTCAAATAGGCTCACTAACATACCCATGAGTCTATGGAGCCTCAAAGATCTTGTAGTTCTTCACTTGTCCAATAATTCTTTGGTTGGTTCTTTACCTccagatttcggaaatttggatGCCATAACAAAAGTAGATTTGTCGAGGAATCACCTTTCAGGAAGTATTCCAACCACGGTCGGAGACTTGCAGAAATTAATTTATCTTTCTTTGGCTTTCAATGAGTTGCAAGGTTCTATTCCTGAGTCATTCGAAAAAATGATAAGTTTGGAATGGGCGAATCTATCCAATAACATTCTTTCAGGTATGATTCCAAAATCATTAGAGACTTCGGTATCTGACGGATTTCAACGTATCATTCAATAGATTAGAAGGTGAAATCCCAAGTAAAGGACCTTTTCTCAATTTCACCTCTCAATCTTTTATGGGAAATGAAGAGTTATGTGGTGGTTTCCTTTTCCGACCTTGTAAGGCTAGGTCTGTTCATCACTCATGGAGAAGCAGATTTCTTCTCCATGAGTGATGAACATCCAGGATTTCATACATTGAAATCGAAAGGGCAACTCAAGCGTTCGACCAATGCAACTTGCTAGGCCGTGGAGGTTTCGGTTCTGTTTACAAGGGCATCTTTGCGAATGAGATGGTTTTGGCAATCAAAGTGTTTAATTTACGTGCATTCAAGAGTTTTGATACTGAATGTGAAATTTTACGCAACCTTCACCACAGAAATCTTACCAAAGTTATTAGCAGTTGTAGTAACATGGATTTTAAAGCATTACTTGTAGAGTACATGCCCAATGGAAGCCTAGAGCAATGGTTACATTCTGATGATTACTACTTGAATATGATCCAAAGATTAGACATAATGATCGATGTTGCATCAGCTTTGAAATATCTCCATCATGGTTATGCAACAGTAGTTGTACATAGCGACTTGAAGCCTAGTAATGTCTTGCTAGACGAAAGACCGGTTGGGCACGTGAGTGACTTTGGCATGACCAAGTTATTAGGAGAAGGGAAATCTATTGCTCATACTAACACACTTGTAACAATGGGCTATATTGCACCAGGTAACTTTCTTTTTGGTCTTTTATTTTATTATCGAATATAAAGTGTTATTGTGTTAAATAGCACGTAATcttttattttgttgttttatgTAATATATCACAGATTCATAAAAAAAATGGTATTGAAAACACCGAAATATAGAGTCCATTTGGCTTAGCTAAAACATGAATGTAGCTTTTAAGTATTTTTTAAGTGCTGAAACTAATTTAATGAACAAGAAATTATACGGTTAGATAGAAGTGTTAGAGACtgaaacaaagaaaaagaaacttGCAGTCTTATCATTTTATTTGATTGTCTTACTCTTGGTGCATTCCAGTTCTGCcttcagttttttttttaaatttatctaCTCaagatagattttttttttaatatcatTCAAATATAAAGATATTACTTTCGTTTATTTATGTAGTCCGTTAAGAAAATAATTTACTCTAGCAACATTGGATCAGTAGGATTAGTTTCTAGAAGATGTGATGTGTACAGCTACGGCATAATGCTCATGGAAACATTCACAAGAAAAAAGCCATATGATGAAATGTTTCAAGAAAATTTGAGCATGAGGAGTTGGGTCTGTAATTCAGAGGATATTATTGATGCCACCTTATTGGAACCAGAAGAGATTGATTTCAAGAAAAAGTTGCATTGTGTGTCCTCTATTTTGGAGTTGGCTTTGAATTGCACAGCTGAATCTCCTAATGAGAGGCTGAACATGAAAGATGTCCCGGCAAATATCATGAAGATCAAGCTCGAATTTCTTCAGCAAATGATGTAGCAAGGTTTATGTGATGGTAAGTATCCAGCTTTTTCATCGAACTTCTCATGTCATCTGGATAGAAATGATTCTTTTCTTGTCTATACCATATCTAAATGTAGAAATGAACCATTTTTTTTTCATACAAACATATCCCCTTGTAgttaaacaaaaaagaaaaagagaactgAATTGAAAGACATCTTTTTTAAGAGTGTCTTAATTTAAGATGGCAAAACAAAAGGAAAACAAAGTCCAATGAAACTAAGAAAgaaatttaaagttcaaaaaaTTAAGAGTTTCATTTATCAAAGGAAAAATATGAAACTAACTCAAGTCTCTGTTACTATTAGTATATTTTTGCGTTCCTATCCATCCAACTCAAGTTTGATCCCGTTCAAAATTTTGAACAGGTAGTGCCGCCTTTTCCACCAATTGAGATGACAACTAACATTTGGTCCGAGATTTGGACTTTTATTGTTTATTATGCTTTTCTCTTGTGTGTGTTTATGGTTTGAGTGTGAGTTGTGTGCGCGCGTGTGCCCTTTAATATATGTGTGTACTGAAGTTGGCATGGAAGAATGCCTTATATAATATTGATGATAATTATTATTTCAAGGGTCGATGAAGAGCAGTGCAAAATGTTGAACTACAAGTTATAGGCTCTTTTGGTTACCAAGTTGAATGGAGTTGCTCCAATTAACAGCTTGACTGCACATTGAAAGCATAAATACAATCTAGATTTTCCACTCACTCACAAGTCACAATTGAAATATTTAAGGTGGGTCCTAATGggtgaaaaaaaaaactaaaagacTGAAAACTCCTTTACCAAGTACTTAGATCCCCGCCCAATATATCACTAACACTTGGCAACTAAAATCCAGTGACTCCAAGAAGAAAGCAATTTCCAGTAAAAATCCAACATTGACTGGACCAAGTAGCAGTTAGTAACAAGCATAAAAAATTAGAAACAACTTTGGGTTCGTTTCTACATCATTTGGCTTAGGTTTCATACATTTGttaatcctccaatattgactctCGTCAATTCAGTAAGTTTCAAATGCCCAAAGATTCAAACTTTTTTCATTGACATTCAGTAAGTTCAGCGGATTGATGCCTTAACAGATTAGGTACTTGACTATGCTGTCACTTTATATCTTGGTTGCATGATGAGTTATAgatatttgtttcttttttcttctttgtgcCATCATGTAATTATTTATCGAATCATGTATGTGCTCCTTAATTGTgcttgtatacgggtaaaatcggggtaATATATACCCCGATTTTTCAGACCCAGAACGGGTTCTAAAACTTCGGGAAACACGGTAAACGGTTACACACGACGGATAGAGGGTTGTGATATTCGTACCTAATCGGATATCACGGCGCAAATCTCGCTCAATGTCGGTTACAGATCAGTAATTAATGAAAAAGGAAGACTTTTACCTTTTTTAAacttgtactagggatgaaacgcTCCTACTGTATAAATAagaagtttttcttttgtaaCACATATTGTAACACGCGAATCAAAGCAATACAAATTCATTTCTGCTTTCTAGCTGATGCAAAAGTTCTTATTTAACTGTTATGTTCTTCACTCACAATTAGGTTCGAACCAAGGGTCCGATCGGGGGTAAATTTACTGTTCAACCTAGGGTTGGGCTAGATCATAACATTACAACtggtttgatcgtttattttatctttaatttgtttatctaatattcttgattatttgtgttgaatcaattcacgtatttttaaaattacgtacaagtttaattgttatccgattttagaGTAAACAGTGCTATTGCATACGGTGGATATTTCTCATTTTCAGGTGAAGTACCAGAGAAGGTTCGAAATCTCGCTAAATCTAAAAATATTGGATACAATTACACAAAACAGAACTATAGTCTAAGTAGTCTTTTACCATCTTCTATAGAAAGCACCACGGCTGGTTTTCGTCATCATATTTAATGATTCGAATTGACTGTTTGCAGCATTTAAATGTCATAGCTAAAACAACTTGAGTCGTTAATTGACTGCAGGAATGGAAGTCTTCATATAGGTTTGTTTTTTTCCCCTCAAATAATTGATCTCATTACTGCAGCTATGAAAAATAACTCCAAGATGTATATACATACCCCACAAACCAATGAAAAATATCTATGATTAACATCAACCTCCATCCAGATATGTTTGAAAATGGAAACCATTTTCGACCAATTATTATATTAGTAACATTTATCATC
Encoded proteins:
- the LOC138908038 gene encoding receptor kinase-like protein Xa21, yielding MEKANSFILCVVLQLLYLLVACMATNISTDESALLATNMGIVGTIPPQLGNLSFLVSLDVIDLGYNNFSGEIPMWFGFFSELQILILDNNGFTDIPPASISNLSKSLKEIAISHNPLNDVLPDSISNLSSTSLERFSVYYSEIRGQIPLGIGNLSNLNTLSLFGNALTGSVPRSLCDLQNLQVLALDQNRLTGPFPECLCKLPELGYVSLSYNQISGPIPYCIGNSTTSLRNIYLNSNRLTNIPMSLWSLKDLVVLHLSNNSLVGSLPPDFGNLDAITKVDLSRNHLSGSIPTTVGDLQKLIYLSLAFNELQGSIPESFEKMISLEWANLSNNILSGRGGFGSVYKGIFANEMVLAIKVFNLRAFKSFDTECEILRNLHHRNLTKVISSCSNMDFKALLVEYMPNGSLEQWLHSDDYYLNMIQRLDIMIDVASALKYLHHGYATVVVHSDLKPSNVLLDERPVGHVSDFGMTKLLGEGKSIAHTNTLVTMGYIAPGLVSRRCDVYSYGIMLMETFTRKKPYDEMFQENLSMRSWVCNSEDIIDATLLEPEEIDFKKKLHCVSSILELALNCTAESPNERLNMKDVPANIMKIKLEFLQQMM